GCAGCCGCTTCAGCGTCTCGTTGAGCGAGCGGTACATGTCCTCGGGGCTCGCGCCCGGGAGGTCGACGCGCCCGCAGCTCCCGAGGAAGAGCGTGTCGCCCGAGACGAGCGTGCCCGGCGTCGCGGCCTCCTCGACGAGGAAGCACTGCGAGCCCGGCGTGTGCCCGGGCGTGTGGAGCAGGCGCACGCGAACGCCGCCGAGCTCGATCACGTCGCCCGCCTCGTGGCCGACGATGTCGCGCGGCGAGAGCCCGCTGATCTTCGCCGTCCCCTCGACCTCGTGCTTGTTCACGTGCACGGGCACCGCGCGCCGCTCGTGCAGCTCGGCGAGCCCCTCGATCTCCATGCCGAAGATCGAGCCCCCGATGTGGTCCTGGTGGTAGTGCGTGACGAGTGCGCCGACGAGCTTCATCTCGTCCTCGTCCGCGACCTCGAGGATGCCGTCGATGTTCCAGGCGGGGTCGACGACGACGCACTCGCGCGTCGAGCGCGAGCCGACGAGGTAGACGAGGTTCGCCATCTCGCCGAGCGCGAGCTGCCGGAAGTAGAGATCGGTCTCGTCGGCCATGTCGGCCCTCCGCCTGCGTCGGGCGCGCCGCGCGCGCCCCTACTTCTCTCCACCCGCGTCCGCGACGTCGCGCGACACGAGCTCGAGCTCCCCGTCCGATGCCGACACGCGCACCTCGTAGCGGCGCAGGCGCACGCGATCGTCGTCGGGCGTCTCGCCCGTGTCGACGTCGAAGGCCCACGCGTGCTCGGGGCAGATCAGCTCGCTGCCCGCGAGCAGCCCCGCCGAGAGGCTCCCGCCCGCGTGCGGGCACGCGTCGTCGACCGCGAAGAGCCCCTGCGCGCGCCGCCCGATGCAGAGCCGGCGCCCGGCCACGTCGATGCGCCGCAGCTCGCCCGCCCGCAGCCCGGCGACGGCGTCGAGCGCGATCGTCCCGCGCCAGCGCGCGCCTTCTTCGCCGGGCGCGGGCGCGTCGGCATCGCGCGCACGCCCGTCCGCACGCGTCCTCAGAGCGCGCCCACCTGGTCCTCGAGCCAGGTCGCGATCGCCTCGAGCACCGCGTGCCGCACCGCCCGCGGGTCGATGCCCGACTTCTTCGTGACCTTGAACGCGGCGTCGGCGCTCTCGACGACCTGCAGGCGCGTCGGCGCACCGACGCGCACGAGCGCATCGCGGAGCCGGTCGACGTCGCAGCTCGGGTCGCGCATGCCCTGCACGAAGAGCATCGGCGAGATGATCCGGTAGAGATCCTCCGCGTCCGCGAGCTCGGGCTTGCCGCGCGGGTGCAGCGGGTAGTTGAGCAGCACCAGGCCGTCGACGCGGATCGGGTCGGTCGCGAGGCGCGCGGCGACGCGCGCGCCGAGTCCGACGCCCCCGATGAACAGATGGGCGGGCGCGGCCGACGGGTCGCGTCCGAGCGTCGCGATTGCCGCGCGGAACGCGTGGTCGAGACGTTCGGGCGAGTCGGACGACGCGCGCTTGCGCGCCTCGGCGAAGGGAAAGTTGAAGCGGAGCGTGAGGCACCGGCGCAGCGTGAGCTCGCGGTGGACGTGCTCGAGCAGCGGGTCGTGGAGGTCGCTCGTGGA
This genomic interval from Myxococcota bacterium contains the following:
- a CDS encoding MBL fold metallo-hydrolase; protein product: MADETDLYFRQLALGEMANLVYLVGSRSTRECVVVDPAWNIDGILEVADEDEMKLVGALVTHYHQDHIGGSIFGMEIEGLAELHERRAVPVHVNKHEVEGTAKISGLSPRDIVGHEAGDVIELGGVRVRLLHTPGHTPGSQCFLVEEAATPGTLVSGDTLFLGSCGRVDLPGASPEDMYRSLNETLKRLPDETWLFPGHLYSPEAHSTMGEQKRTNPFLRVASLEQFLGFMGVD
- a CDS encoding Rieske 2Fe-2S domain-containing protein codes for the protein MARGPGGRALRTRADGRARDADAPAPGEEGARWRGTIALDAVAGLRAGELRRIDVAGRRLCIGRRAQGLFAVDDACPHAGGSLSAGLLAGSELICPEHAWAFDVDTGETPDDDRVRLRRYEVRVSASDGELELVSRDVADAGGEK
- a CDS encoding alpha/beta family hydrolase — translated: MLGIPEWWPTGSRVAVVLAHGSTSDLHDPLLEHVHRELTLRRCLTLRFNFPFAEARKRASSDSPERLDHAFRAAIATLGRDPSAAPAHLFIGGVGLGARVAARLATDPIRVDGLVLLNYPLHPRGKPELADAEDLYRIISPMLFVQGMRDPSCDVDRLRDALVRVGAPTRLQVVESADAAFKVTKKSGIDPRAVRHAVLEAIATWLEDQVGAL